GCAAGAAAGGCGGCCGAAAAGGTTCCCGACAATAATTTGTATAGAAGTGAGTCATTTGCTCGCAGTATCGGAATTTCAATAAATTGGGACGCAGATGGACGCAGATAAACGCAGATGAAAGAACTCTTGAACTTATCTGTGAAAATCTGTGTGTATCTGCGGTTACTAAAATGGGGGTTCAGGGCGAAGCCCTGACTATCTGGCTGTAATTGCCAATTTTTAGTGTTGGAATCAGCGTTTCCTTGAAGCAGACGCTAATTCCGAACAAGCAGAGAGGGGATTCCCTGCAGTATATCGCAGATTTTCAGTAAAGGAACAAAAATAATGAAGAAAACTAATTTCCTCCGTCCCTATTATTTATAGGAGAAACTTTGATGAAAAAGATAATGGTGGTTTTGTTATTGTGTAGTTGGTTAAATATTTTTGTATATTCTCAAGAAAAAAAAGAAGAGCAGAGGTCAGAACAAGCGATAAACCATGATACAAACCAGGAATCTGTACAAAAAACTGCATTATTAAGTGGTCAGATACTTGAGCAAAAAATTCAGCAATTGGTGTCCGCTAAAACACCGGGGCAGCGAGCAACAGCAGCAATGGCTTTAGGTAATTACAGAGATAAAAAAGCTGTTATAGCACTTATTGAAGCATTAAATACTGAAAAAATAGTGGTACAAAAACATGCGGTAAAATCGTTGGGTAAAATATGCAATAGGCATGAAATAAATTTGTTGATACAAAACTGTAAGAATGATAATAAATTATCTGATGCAGAGAAAAACGAAAAAATACACGGTTATAAAGAAATCACAGAAATATGCGAAAAATCAGTAATTCCTGCTTTAGTTGCAAAAGCAAAAGATACCGATGCTGATTTAAGAAAAAATGTTGTGGTGGCTCTTGGGAAAACAGGCAGCATCTCTGTTGAAAAAACATTGCTTGAATCTCTTGATGATATTTCGGAAGCAATCAGGGAAGAAGCGGTCAGTGGCTTGGGAAACATTGGTTCTCAAAAATCTATTCAAAAAATTGCCAAGATGTTATCATTTGACCCCAAAAGGTCTGTCAGAAGAACCTGTGCAGAAGTGCTAGGAAAAATAGGCGATAATTCAACAATTCCACTACTCAAGAAAGCATTGGAAGAAACAAAAAAAGAGCCAAAAGATACATTTATACATTTGACAATTTGTGCGTCACTTAAGCAATTAGGTGATGATACAGGGATACCAATTCTTATAAATGCACTTGAAGATGAAAGCGATAGTGTGAAGACAACTGCTATTGGTTTGCTGGGTATGTTGAAAGAGAAACGGGCAATTGATGCTTTAACAAAATTATCAAAGAATGACAAATCATCAACAGTCAAAGATTCTGCAACAAGAGCACTGAAGGAAATCAAAGGCGAAAAATGAAAAAGGTAATAATTGCGGGAATTGGGAATTGGGGACGGTCCTCAATTAATAACGGCGAATTCCTAACTGAGGATTTCGGGTTAAATGGATTCCCGATTGGGGCATTCGGGAATGACAAATA
This Elusimicrobiota bacterium DNA region includes the following protein-coding sequences:
- a CDS encoding HEAT repeat domain-containing protein; its protein translation is MKKIMVVLLLCSWLNIFVYSQEKKEEQRSEQAINHDTNQESVQKTALLSGQILEQKIQQLVSAKTPGQRATAAMALGNYRDKKAVIALIEALNTEKIVVQKHAVKSLGKICNRHEINLLIQNCKNDNKLSDAEKNEKIHGYKEITEICEKSVIPALVAKAKDTDADLRKNVVVALGKTGSISVEKTLLESLDDISEAIREEAVSGLGNIGSQKSIQKIAKMLSFDPKRSVRRTCAEVLGKIGDNSTIPLLKKALEETKKEPKDTFIHLTICASLKQLGDDTGIPILINALEDESDSVKTTAIGLLGMLKEKRAIDALTKLSKNDKSSTVKDSATRALKEIKGEK